The following is a genomic window from Nitrosomonas communis.
GCAACACTACAAATGGATTTTCACTTTGCTCCCATAATTGTGGGTCCATTGTTTTCCATACCTCATCGCCAGCATGGCTCCAGGTCCAGCGCAGGTCTGTAGCTAAGTCTGTAATCTGTTCAAGCAGGGGCAACAGCTCAGCGGGCAGATCCTGTAAGTAATGCATTATTAAGCGGGGTATTTTCATGAGTTTTTTGTACTCTTTCCTTTACCGATAATATGCTGATAAGTTATTCCATTTCTAAATCAAAAATAACGCGAAAGCAAGCAGCAAACAGTATCAATCATACGGCAAGGTGAAGCTGACAAAGTCAGATTTGATTTTGAAACGGAATGATAAACTTACTGCTCCCATCTTGCTCCTAATGATGGCTCAGGGGCATGATAAAGAGCGCTTCCGGCCAATAATTTTCGTCTTTGTGTTCCGTCCACCTCGCGCTCGAGAAGTTATGATGTTGTTTTAGCAAAACTTCGTTTTTACCATACTGGAATAGTTCGCCTGGGACGACATGGTGCCCAAAAAAACAAGCGATAATAAATACGATAAGCTATTGTTAGAATACCAAGTAGATGAAATCCGCTCATCCAATGGTACTAACTTGCCTGGTTTTTTAATGCAAAGTTTTTTCTTGAAAGATCGGAGAGATCATAATAATCAGGCGGTGTAAGCCGCGATTTTTCACATCACTGAAAAATAGTTTTCCTGCAAAACGTACTCCACTCATATTGACTACTTCAAAATGATGCCCTATGCGTGAAAGAAAGCGCAAATAGGGATTAGTCCGCTCTCCTTTTAATAGCTCGATTTTCGCAAGTTTTGGCAATAACTTGGAGATATGGAGTTTTGGAAAATTCTTGGGCGAATAACCCAATAATTTTGCGCCAGCTTCATTGCAATCGCGAATCAAGCCATCATCAGACAGTATCAAAACTGCCTGCTCGTTTTCGATACTGCCAACTTTAGTGCCGAAATTATTTCCTGGTTTCAATGCGAATTAAGAGCTGAAATAGAAGCCAGTCCATCAATAACGTTAAACTATTGAGGAAGACACTACCCAACCTCAATCAATCAAAGTAACCAATGAACTGGCAAAATCGATTAATAACGATTTATCTCTATGTTTGCAAGCATTATCAGCAAAATCTTTGGGTTTATAGTCAAAGAATGAGCAACCACGCGGATTTAAGTTTTAGCGACGAAGAAGTCATTACCCTCTTCCTGTTCGGTGTAATGGACAAGCATCGAGAGATCAAAGGTATTTATGAGTATGCGGATCGCCACTTACGCGATTGGTTTCCACGACTTCCAGGTTATGTGGCTTATGTTCAGCGTCTGAATCGGGTAGCCGATGTGTTTGCACCCTTATTAGCACTGATTCAGCAAGAACAGGAAACCAGGAATGCCGGGCAGGTTTGGTTGACTGATTCATTTCCGGTCATCCTTGCGAGGCAAGGTCGTCGGTTTAACGCGTGTGTAGCGAAACAGTTGGCGGATTCAGGCTACTGCTCTACCAAGAAGTTGTACTATCATGGTGTGCGGGTCCATATCATAGGGCGCCGCCAACCAGGCTCACTGCCGATTCCTGAGTATATTGGTGTGACTGGCGCCAGCGACCATGATGGCAAAATATTTGATCAGATTCGACCACAATTGTACAACAATGAGCTGTACGGTGATAAAGCTTATCAACGGCCTGACGCTGAATGCATCAGGCGAGCTCAGAATCTGACCGTCTTGACACCGGTTAAAAAACAAAAAGGGCAGCACCATCTGGAACCACAGGATCAATGGTTATCGACAGCAGTTTCTCGCGTGCGGCAACCGATTGAAGCCTTATTTGCCTGGATTGAAGAAAAAACAGGCATTGAATGTGCCAGCAAAGTTCGTTCTTATAACGGGCTTATGGTACATGTATTCGGAAAGCTGGCTGCGGCTCTGTTTTTCTGGAATTTTTTACGAGTCAGCTCTTAATTCACATTATAATCAATTTATATAGGACATGCTATAGAGATAAATCGCTATTAATCGGTCTTGCCAATTCATTGGTTACTTTGATTGATTGAGGTTAGGTGATGTCTTCCTCAATAGTTTAATGTTATCGATGACCTGGCTTCTATTTCAGCTCTTAATTCGCATTTCATTGTACGAGTATTCATTGTTTCACCTCCGTTTTTGCAGCGCGCCTTAGCGTCATGTTTGATTGGGAAATTGGATGAGATCCACTGCCTGTAAGCGACGGTTTCTTCCTTCCGACCACGCTTTGCAAAGAGGCAATGGTTTAATAGGTTTTATCTTTGTCTCTTCTTTAATAAAGCAACTACAAATTACTAGAATAATGGACAAATATAATCTTGGGATGTCATGATTATGCTAACAACCCAATTTGACAATTTATCGGAAAATAGAAGGCAATTAAATACGTGTAAACACGTAGTCATTATCTTATTCCACTTCTAAATCAAAACTGATTTTGTCGGCTTCACCTTGCCGTATGATTGATACTGTCCGCGGCTCGCCTTCGCATCATTTTTGATTTGAAAATGGAATAAGCTGCTTAAACCAAGAAGTACAGCAATTAAACTACTCATGTATTTTGAGATAGTTTTTAGTCGCTGAGCAGTTTTCAGGATAAGCCTGGATAAAACAGCTGCTTTATGTAGAAAATTATTCAGCCGACGCCAAGAAGTGACGTGGCTGAATCGGGTTTGTAAGCAGGTGGCTAGCAGTTCTTAATTATTTGTTTTTCTCGTGCTTGGCTTGTTCTGAAATGCCTGCTAAAACGCCAGCAGCAATTTTATGCAGCAGGTCGGCTGTTGCTTGAGAAAGCTGCAATCCAGCTTGAAACTGAGCCTGCCCGACAGAAGATATCTGATGGGTAAAGGTAGCGAGTGTTTCCTGGAGTTGAGCGCCGATCGTGGTGCCATTATGTTTTGCATGAGTGAATAAATCATTTAACGTTTCAGCAATGACACCTTTTGCAATAGACGCGGTTTGTTGCAATATCTCTATAAATAAATCTTCCAGAGTTGCTAAATCAGCGCGCGTTTTTGTAAGTTCTTCACGCGAAAAATGCATGGCTTTTCCGGCCGCTTCTTGCACTACCAGTTTTGAAGCTTCAGCAAATTGTGCAAAGGCAGTGTCCAACCCTGACACTGCATGGGATATTTGAGTCTGAGCAGTATTGGATTGTTCCGATGCCTGCGCTAATTTCTGCTGCGCACCATCGTGCACACCTTGCATCACAGCGGTAGCAATCCGGCCCAAAGATTGAATGTCTAAACGATGTGCTTGCATTGACTGGAGCGTTAACCGCCGTACAGTTTCCTTAACGTCACCGTCATGTATAATTGCTTCGCGTACATCGGCTTCGAGTTGCGCCATATCATCCTGGTCATGCACCGTTCTATTGCTTTCATTTTGCATTTTAGATACCTCCGGATTTAAATAAATGTGTCATATAGCAGGTTCATTTTCCGTCTTCAATGGTAAGCCGGTCAAGGCCACTCATATAAGACTGTAAAACAGATGGAATAGTTAGGCTGCCATCCCTATTTTGGTAATTTTCCAGAATAGCCACCAACGTTCGTCCAATTGCCAAACCAGAACCATTTAGTGTGTGGAGTAATTCCGGTTTTCCTTTCTCGTTGCGAAAACGTGCCTGCATGCGTCGTGCCTGAAAAGCTTCGCAATTGCTACATGAAGATATCTCCCGATAAGCTTTTTGTGCAGGTAACCATACTTCAATATCATATGTCTTTGCAGCCGAAAAACCTATATCACTCGTACATAATGTCATCACTCGATAAGGTAATTCCAATTTTTGCAAAATTTTTTCTGCATGGCTGACGAGCTGTTCCAATGTCTCATAGGATGTTTGTGGATGTACGATATGCACAAGTTCAACTTTTTCGAATTGATGCTGGCGAATCAAACCACGGGTATCCTTGCCATAACTGCCTGCTTCAGAACGAAAGCAAGGAGTATGAGCAACAAATTTCAGCGGAAGCTGTTCAAGCGGAATAATTTCATCACGCACCATATTAGTTAAGGGTACCTCAGCAGTAGGGATCAGGTATAATTTGAATAAACCATGTCCAGTTGATGTGGTTGCACCCATATGCTCGCTAGTTCCCGCATGCACGGCAAACAGATCTTCCTCAAATTTAGGCAATTGTCCTGTGCCTTGTAAGCAATCTGCATTGACCAGATAGGGGACATAAATTTCAGTATAACCATGCTCCTGAGTATGCGTATCCAGCATAAACTGTGTCAGCGCACGATGCAGGTGAGCAATGCCACCTTTCATCACGTTGAATCGCGTGCCACTTAATTTTGCTGCGGTTTCAAAATCGAGTAGACCCAATTCTTCACCTATGCTGACATGGTCCTTAATGGCGAAATCGAATGATCTGGGCGTTCCCCAGCGCCGTATTTCAAGATTATCCGTTTCACTTTTTCCCTCTGGAACACTGCTATGCGTTAAGTTAGGAATAGTTAATAATAGCTGCTGCAGCTCGGCTTGAATGCGCTCGAGCTGGCTTTCAGCCTGTTTAAGTTCACCTCCTAGATGAGCAATCTCTGCCATGATCGCAGCCGCATCCTCGCCTTTTTGTTTGGCAATGCCAATTTGCTTAGAAGTGGCATTACGTCTTGCCTGTAATTCCTGTGTTTGAGTTTGGATCGATTTGCGTTGCGCTTCCAGCCATTGGAATTGTGCTACCGGAAAAGTGTAGCCACGTTTGGCTAAGCGTGAAGCAATATTTTCTGGATCGGTGCGTAATTGTTGAATGTCTAGCATGTATTACTCCAAAAGAAGTGGCTCATCTTAACTGACCGGGCAGATTAATGTCTGTCATCACAGTATTTCTTATGTTTTAGGTCTAATTCCATTTCCAAATCAAAAGTGACGCGAAGGCGAGCCGCAGACGGTATCAATCCTACGGCAAGGTGAAGCCGACAAAGTCAATCTTGATTTAGAAATGGAATAAAGTCTGCTCACACTGAATCGGAAAAATTTGGGCTGGCCTGGACTGGTTCAGCCAAACAGCGCCGAAGCTTCTCCATAATGGCTTGATCAATTTGAGTCACGTGGAATTTGACAATTCTGTCAAATAGATAATGGTCAGTTCAATTAAGTAAATATACGAAGTAAGTAAGTTCGCTCAACTTCCCTCAAATTGGCATAATGCGAATACCTTTTGCCCTTGCTTTTCTAAACGATCTCTGCCGCCAACTTCAGGCAGATCGACCACAAAACAGCATTCGATGATTTCTCCTCCTATCTCCTGGATAAGCTTGACAGCTGCCTCCATGGTACCGCCGGTAGCAATAAGGTCGTCCACTAACAATATCCGTTCTCCTTTTCGGATCGCATCGGTATGAATTTCAATCCGATCACTGCCGTATTCCAATTGATAGTCACAGCCTATGGTTTCAGCTGGCAATTTGCCTGGTTTGCGTATCGGCACAAAACCAACGCCCAGCGCATACGCAACGGGAGCACCAATAATAAAGCCGCGTGACTCAATACCCACAACTATGTCGATATTGCTCGTTCGGTAGCGATTAACAATTTCCTGGATGGTGGTGCGTAAGCCAACAGCATCTTTCAGCAGTGTGGTAACGTCGCGAAACATGATGCCCTCATGAGGGTAATGAGGAATGGTGCGAATACGGGATTTAATAGGCATAAAAAGTTTAAATGTATAAATCTATCGATCAGAGCAAAGTTGATATTTGGTATCCATCTTAGCGTATTTTATCCAATCTGGCAGTAGGTTGAATTTGCAGATATAGCCTATTTGGGTATGAAGAAAAGTAACTCTACTTCTCTTCAAGAAAGACAAGGCGCTATTATGAATTTTACCCGGATTTGCAACGATGGAAAGAAAAGAAAAAATACACTTGCTTTGCTTAAGCAAGAGTTAGATTCTTTAAGTTTGAAGTACGAAAATTGAGATCGTCCTCCAAGGTTTTTCAGAATACTTATTCTGTTTCTAAATCAAAACTGGTTTTGTTGGGGTTTACCTTGCCATATGATTGATACTGTCTGCGGCTCGCCTTCGGATCATCTTTGATTTAGAAATAAAATAAAATGCAGAATGAAAATAGCATCGATCATGATGTGATGCTGGAAATTATTTATGTGGATAGCCAGTACCGTAATAAGTCGGAAAGCAGGAAAATCTATTTGAGAATAATGAACTCTCGCTGTTCCAATTGGCTTTGCCCGTGCATTATCCTTTTTTAGTAAATTATCTTGTCTGATTTTGCTGACCACTCTGAGAGGACTTTCAGTGCTTTTGGTCTGAGTATTTGTTCCATTGGAATTTTACGCTGTGGCAAATCAGACATGATTTCTTCATAAATAAATTCATCGTCGAATCCGATTTCGGTGGCGTCGGCCCTGGTGCATGCATAAAATACTTTTTCTGGACGCGCCCAATAGATAGCACCTAGACACATCGGACAGGGTTCGCAGGAAGTAAAGATGTAGCACCCATCAAGCCGAAAAGTGCCTAAATGCCAACAAGCATTTCGTATCGCGACAATTTCAGCATGAGCAGTAGGATCATTTAAAGAGATGACTTGATTGCTACCTTTTCCAATGATAGTGTTATTTTTGACGATGACACAACCAAACGGCCCACCCTCATTATGGATCACTCCATAAGCTGAAAGACTAATGGCTTCCAGCATAAATTGGGCTTGCTGAATTCCCTTCATGACCTGCTCATTATTTTTTCGCTTAGCTTGCTGTAAGGATCAATTTATTTATGCAGCAGAGTATAGTCTTACCAATAGCGCACATGCCCGGTGTCAAGGTGAATAAAGTTGGAGTCGGGATAATATCCAACACCACCGACTTTTAACGATAAAGCTGCTTTTCTCAAATCAGCCAGGGAAAATTCAGGTAATCGAATATCAATTGCCTTGCCTTGCATGTGCAGACTCTGTTTTGCTACGCCACTATTATGCAAGGCGAGCATTTTATTAGTCTCAGGCGAGCGATAGCCGGAAACGACCTGAAATTCCTTCTTTGCCCCCATTCGGCTAGACAAAAGCTGCAATATGTCGAGTAATCGAAGATCAATAGCATGGGTTCTACCGGTACGATGATCGCGTAAAATTTTTTCGATATCCCTGAGTACGCTAGGGATATAACGCCCTTTTTCCCAGTAAATAGATTTTACTCTTTCCCCTGTATGTAAATTAAGTAGGGATAATTCTTTAACTGGTTGTTTAATGGATGTTTTTGGCTTGCGTGCATAGGCTGCTGGTAACGCTAGCAGTGTACAGGCACTTAACCCTGTTTTAATAAAAAAGCGCCGACTAGCACCTAGCTTTGTTAATTGATGATTATGATTATTAACTCCTTGTGCAAACACTTTGAGTCCTCCCATAAGATATCAAGGTTATATTTAAACTAGATATGCTCGCTTACCAGCGAGCATACTTTAGAATTCGTTTGTCACGTCCATAAATATCTGATGCGAAATATATATTGTTTGTCTCATCAACCCATGCCGTGAGATAGATTAAATAAATGGGTAAGTGTTTAGATAAATTAACCGTAATTGTTTTACCGCTTTCTATTTTGTCACCGATATCAGTCGCTGCATTGGGTTCGTTCAAAATAAACCCAGCTAATTGCAATGGTTTCTCTAACCGGATACAACCCGAACTAAACATTCGAATATCTTTCTGAAATAATTGCTTAGAAGGTGTATCATGCAAATATATACTGAAACGGTTCGCAAACATAAATTTTATAGTGCCTAACGCATTCTTCTCTCCTGGCTCCTGCCTTAACACATAAGGAAAATTCTTGCCAACCGCATGCCAGTTAATCAAATCCGAATCAATTTCCTCGTAATGACCAGCATTGTTTACATAAACTCTAATTTTCTGTGAAGTAAAAAAATTAGAATTGTTTTGTTGTTTAGGTAATAGATCCTGCTGCGCAATACTGTTCGGAACATTCCAGTATGGATTCAGGATAAGGTGAGAAATGCGGCTATTGAAGCTGGGTGTTGAGCGATAATCACGCCCTACGATAATGCGCATATTTAAAACATGCTTCCCATATTCAATCGCAGTCAAACGAAATCCAGCAATATTGACCAATAAATAGCGATCGCCTAATTCTCTTGGCATCCATCGCAAACGTTCCATATTGATACGTAATTGCCTGATTTTCTGCTCGGGTGTTTTATTTAATGCCGCGCGTGTATTTGGTCCGATCACCCCATCAGCATTCAGTCCATGCTGTTCCTGAAATATCTTAATCGCGTTTACCAATTCACTATCATACTTTTCGCTTCCGTTTTCACTCGAAACGATATCATAGCTAGAATTGCCGTGCATGGCAAAAATTTGCGCAATTCGGGAACGGAGTAGCGGAATAATCGCGTGATTCATGTTGGGCCGAATTAAGGGCGTTTCCGGAATCATGGTCCAATTAACGCCACGTTTCACTAACTTACGGAGTTTGGCTAAAGCTTGCTTCATCAGCTGATACTCCTGGGTTTTAGGAGGTAAATCTGCCAGAGATGATTTTAAATTTCCAGAAGTAATAGCCTTTTGCAAATAAGCTGCTGGATCGAATTTTGGCTGCCGAATATGCCAATCCGGGTCAACTTCTGATGCTATCAGGCGACCTCTACGTAAATCTCGAGCAAGCATCAAAATTGATTGAGTAGTGCGCAATTCGAGTTCAAGTAGAAGAGAATACTCGCTGCTTTGTTTGCGTAAGTGCAATAGTTGTTCAAGCTGATAATCTTTGCTATCTAAACCTTCCTGTTCGGCAGTTGCAATAAATGCTATAGCTATATCAAGTTCAGGTGATAATTTGTCATTCTGTATCCAGGCCGGTCGATAACCGCGCATCGCATAAAAATGTTTTAAAATAGCTACATCAATCTCATTCGACACCGAAGAAGAATTGTTGAGCTGGTTTTGCAATGCTTCCGCATTAATTGAAGAGAGATTCTTAGCCGTTGCGGGGAGTAAACAAAATATCCCAATAGTAAAGAAGACTACTTGAAGTACTCGAATTTTAGTAAGTTGAGATATCTTTATAATGTGGAAATAAAAAAAACTCCTTTTACTTTCTAATAGACTGCTCATGAAATAACGATAAAATGACTTGCACCCATTTATATTAACCCGGCTTTTTACCATAAATCGACCAAAATTCCTAAAAAAGAGCTGATATATTTTGAGCTTAATGAGAAGATTAAAAAAAACGAAGGTAAATCATTACCCCTAAAATATAGGGGGTAAAGCGTTATAACTCGATTATTGATCCTAATGGTACTGTTACATAAAGTTAAATATTAACTGTAAGATAAAAATCTTCTTATCTAGATAAAATAAAGGGTATTCGGAAAATCATGAATATTAATAAATGGACTGATGAAGAGCTTTCTTCAACGCGCGATAAGCTCGATGCGTGGTGCCTCAAGCATGCCACCCCAAGCTGGGGAAATCGAATGTGGTTATTAACTGCGCTACTCGGAGCCGTGGCAATTTCAACAGGGGTGGTATTTATTTTTTTTGATGGTATTAGCGCGATGAGTATTATTTTGATCATCCTTGGTGGGATCACTTGCTACAGCTGGTACAGAAGTGAAAAGCAGCGCAAGATCAACATGAATTTCCTTGAGGAAATTAAGGTGGAAATCGCGCGTAGGGCTAAACGTAAAAATGAGAAACCAGTAAGTTAAATTTTATTTGCACTATATTTTTTTACATGCTATTAGTAGCAATTCTCTGCTAAATACTTTATCAGAGAATTGCTGAGAATGAAGTCCTATTAATTCTAATGTAGCGGTTAACACAGAAGAAATTGATTGCTTTAATGTCCTTATTCAGTTTGTCTGAGAGCAGCATGGTCTGGTAGGGGTAAGCACCTGTTTTATGAATGAGACTAACGGTTAGTTGTGTGGTTCTCTACTCAATTAATAAATTATTCCTTTTCCAAAGCCTCCCTGATTTCTGCTAATTCTTTCCGATGAGCTTCAGTCGCAATAGGGTAGTTCATTTGGAGCGTTTTCATTGTTTCCGTTACAATTTTAGATACAAGCAGTTGGGCATTAAGTTTGTCATCTGCCGGTACAATATACCAGGGTGAATGCTCTGTACTGGTAGCGCTCAGACATTCAGCATAGGCTGTTTGAAAAGCTTCCCAATGTTGGCGGGCTTCTATATCAGCACGGCTGATTTTCCAGTTCTTTTTTGGCTCATCAATGCGTTCAAGCAAGCGCTGCCGTTGTTCTTCTTTTGATAAATGAAGGAAAATTTTGACAGTGCGGGTGCCATTGCGATGTAAGTGGCTTTCTAGGTTGACAATATCCTGGAAACGTTCTTGCCAGAATTTTGTTGGGTCGAGAAGCTCCATGGGTAAATGTTGCTGCTCCAATAACCCTGGGATAACGCGGACTGCAGTGACTTCTTCGTAGTAAGACCGATCAAAAATACCAATACGCCCTCTTTCAGGAAGGCGATTGTTGCTTCGCCATAGAAAATCATGATCAAGATCCTCTGCGCTGGGTTGTTGAAAGCTGTATACTTGGCACCCTTGTGGATTGATGCCCGTCATGACGTGCTTGATAATGCTTCCCTTGCCTGCTGAATCAATGCCTTGAAGAATGAGTAATAGAGCATAGCGATTGTGCGCATAAAGTATATCTTGGAGCGCACCTAGTTCTTCATGTAATTCATTTAAAAGCTCTTGGTGCTTCTTTTTGGACGAATAGAGTGGTTTAATGCTGGTTGTCCAATCGGCTAAATTTACCTGTGTGTTTGGGTCAACCTTCAACTTGGTAAGTTTTGAATTAAGCGCCATGTTAACTCCTGTAACAAATTCCCCATTTGAAGCTGCTTCTGGAAGTTACTTGATCAATCGAATTGAGGCATTCGCATGTTGTATCTGATTATTAAGATTACCTGCTATGCGATCAATAAATCAATAAGGTAGAGATATTCTTTGTTTGTTCGATCAATCTAATACAGAAATCCGGTGATTGATTGTTATAACGATTGAACCGATAGCAATAAAAGTTAGGCCACATATCATCAGAACTCGTGGCCAGTCAAGCTTAGTGGGAAAATGCTCATGCACAAAATGACTGATAGGCTGGTATAAGGGAGCATGAACAATGTCCAGTCGGGTCAGCAGTAACATTCAACTTTTTGCGCTCGTATAGATATAAATAATAAGTGTGGGAATATCCCAATAGGTTCAAACGAAGTACTGTGAGAAGACAAGTTTGCGCCTATTTGCTTTTTAGCGTAGTAATCCGCTAGAGGCGGCAAGGCGCGCAGAAGAAACAAGCGGCGTCAGAGCTTGAGGAGTAAAGTTGGAATGTCGCGCTGGAGAAGACCGACACATCACTGGTGCTAATCCGCCCGTTTTTTAGCGTGGTCATGGGTCACGTCGGCGACATTGGTGAGTCCGTGGCAACGGACATCCCGTTTGAAAGAGTGAGTACAACGACGTACCTGAACCAGCGCGACATTCCAATAGAGATAATGGAGGATGTCATGGCAAAGTTCAAGCGAAGTAAATTGGAGTTAATCCATCCGAATGCAGCGGGGATTGATATTGGCTCTGCGAGCCATTTTGTGGCGGTACCGCCGGATCGAGATAACAAGCCGGTAAGGGAATTCAAGAGTTTCACCGCAGACCTGAATGGTTTAGCGGACTGGTTAGAGGCCTGTGAAATTGACACTGTGGCAATGGAATCGACGGGGGTATACTGGATTCCACTGTATGAACTTTTGGAGTCGCGCGGGCTGACTGTGTATCTAGTAAATGCGCGGCACGTTAGAAATGTTTCTGGCTGGAAGTCGGATGTACTGGACTGCCAATGGTTACAGCAACTGATGAGCTTTGGGTTGTTGTCTGGCGCATTCCGTCCGAAAGATGAGATATGTGCACTACGAGCCATATCTCGTCAACGCGATATGCTGATCCGTTATCAGGCGCGACATGTGCAACATATGCAAAAGGCTCTGGCGCAAATGAACATACAATTGGCGAACGTGATTTCGGATATTGTGGGCGAAACCGGTCAAAAGATCGTTCGTGCCATCATTACTGGTGAGAGAGATGGGCACATCCTGGCGAATCTCAAGAGCAATCGCATCCGGGCTGGCAAAGACGAGATTGAGAAATCGTTAGTCGGGAATTGGCGGGAAGAACACCTGTTTGCACTCAAGCAAGCGATGTCACTCTATGACGCCTACAGCGAACGACTCACCGAATGTGACCGGCAGCTTGAAACCATGCTGGCGGCACTTCAGGTGCACAAGGTAGAGATCTGCCAGAAGAAGCGCCGCTCCAATGTCAAGAACGCTCCCAAATTTGATTTACGTGCCCATCTGATTGGCATGTGTGGGGTTGATTTGACGCGAATTGACGGCATCGAAGTGACGATTGCGATGAAAGTCCTGAGTGAAGTGGGCGCTGACATGAGCAGGTTCAAGAGTGCGAAGCAGTTTGCCTCGTGGCTTGGGTTGTGTCCTGGAACAAAGATATCGGGCGGAAAAGTGCTATCGGGGGCAAGCAAGCGCACAGCGAACCGTGCGGCTCAGGCACTGCGCATGGCGGCAGTTTCATTGAAATCCAGCCAGTCTGCACTGGGTGCCTATTACAGAAGATTATGTGGCAGACTCGACAAGGCAAAGGCAATCACAGCGACAGCACACAAACTGGCGCGCTTGATCTACACGATGCTAACGAAAGGAACCGAGTACGTCGATAAAGGGCAGGAGTACTATGAGGAGCGATATCGTCAACGCGTGTTGCATCATCTGACTGTTCGCGCTCGGAAGCTGGGGTTTAATCTTACCCCTGTTCCTGAGGCTACTTAATATTTGCTGTAAAACCATTGTGTTACATTTGTTTCTTGAAAGTTGCTATTAATAAACCACTTTTCCGTATAGATGGTTTTTATTTTTTGGTATTTCATTTTCTATTTAATCTTATGATTGAGTTAAGGTTTGCTTTAAAAAAATTGTTGAATCATGCAAAGCAATCTTATTGAACAAAAAATAAGCTACCAACAAAAACAGGGGTAAAAAAGCAGAAATAAACCGTTTGTCAGTTCCTTCCTTATTCATTCTTTTATTGCTGATCTCAAAGTATATTGACATATACCCATATGGGGTATACGATGAATTTATTTTTGTAATAAAAGTGAGGAGGATCAAGGTGAGTACACTTCTTACGCATAGACACATTGAGTTACCAATAGAAGGGATGACTTGTGCAGCCTGTGCGGCGCGAATTGAAAAGAATCTCAACAGGTTACCGGGTGTGCAGGCAGCAGTAAATTTTGCCAGCGAGAAAGCGGTGATAGAGTTTGATGATACTGCCACACATGCTGAAGATCTGATTCACTCAATTGAAAAAGCTGGTTTTCATGTTATTCCTCCGACT
Proteins encoded in this region:
- a CDS encoding PPK2 family polyphosphate kinase: MALNSKLTKLKVDPNTQVNLADWTTSIKPLYSSKKKHQELLNELHEELGALQDILYAHNRYALLLILQGIDSAGKGSIIKHVMTGINPQGCQVYSFQQPSAEDLDHDFLWRSNNRLPERGRIGIFDRSYYEEVTAVRVIPGLLEQQHLPMELLDPTKFWQERFQDIVNLESHLHRNGTRTVKIFLHLSKEEQRQRLLERIDEPKKNWKISRADIEARQHWEAFQTAYAECLSATSTEHSPWYIVPADDKLNAQLLVSKIVTETMKTLQMNYPIATEAHRKELAEIREALEKE
- a CDS encoding IS110 family RNA-guided transposase, with the translated sequence MAKFKRSKLELIHPNAAGIDIGSASHFVAVPPDRDNKPVREFKSFTADLNGLADWLEACEIDTVAMESTGVYWIPLYELLESRGLTVYLVNARHVRNVSGWKSDVLDCQWLQQLMSFGLLSGAFRPKDEICALRAISRQRDMLIRYQARHVQHMQKALAQMNIQLANVISDIVGETGQKIVRAIITGERDGHILANLKSNRIRAGKDEIEKSLVGNWREEHLFALKQAMSLYDAYSERLTECDRQLETMLAALQVHKVEICQKKRRSNVKNAPKFDLRAHLIGMCGVDLTRIDGIEVTIAMKVLSEVGADMSRFKSAKQFASWLGLCPGTKISGGKVLSGASKRTANRAAQALRMAAVSLKSSQSALGAYYRRLCGRLDKAKAITATAHKLARLIYTMLTKGTEYVDKGQEYYEERYRQRVLHHLTVRARKLGFNLTPVPEAT